From the genome of Corallococcus macrosporus DSM 14697:
CCTTTTTTCCCTGAATCCGTGCTGGGAGGTTGGAAGGGTGTGTCGGACGTGGGTGGTAGGAGGGATGCGTGAGGTTTTCTCACGCCTTCCCAACCCTGGGGAGGAGCTGCTGCCCAGGAGGCATCACCCACGATGTCGACTCAACCCCCAGAGCCGCCCGCTTCGAAGCCATTCATCCTCTTCACCACCGGGGCCACGGCCTATGAGCTGATCCGCTACATCGGGGCGCGGGGCTCCGGGGAGCTGCTGCTCGCCCGCAGGCACTACGCGGGCGTGCCCGGCGACCTCGTGCTCATCAAACGCTTGCTGGATGCCGGGGACGCGCATGGCCGCGCGCGCCTGCGCGAAGAGGTCAAGCTGCTGATGCGCCTCAGCCACCCGGCCATCGCGCAGGTGTTCCTGGTGCGGGTGCACGAAGGACTGCCCCACCTCGTGATGGAGCACGTGGACGGCAAGTCCCTGGAGACGCTCATCAGCTACGCGGCCTTGCGCCGCCGGCCCTTCTCGGAAGCCTTCGCCGCCTACGTGGGCGCGGAGGTGGCGGACGCGCTCCACCACGCCCATACGCTGGAGGACGCCCGGGGGCGCCCGTTGGGCATCGTCCACCGGGACGTGTCACCGCGCAGCCTGCGGCTGGATGCGCGCGGGCACGTGAAGCTGTCGGACTTCGCCATGGCGTGGGCGAAGCTGCCGGGGCGCCTCGTCACGGAGTCCCACGTCGTCCGGGGAGACCTGGCCTATGCCTCCCCCGAAGCGCTGGCGCGCCAGCCGTTGGACGGACGCGCGGACCTGTTCTCCCTGGGCGTGGTGCTGCTGGAAATCCTCACCGGGCTGCACCTGCTGGACCTGGAGGACGTGGAGCGCGCCGCGATCGCCGCGGGGCCCTTGCCCGAGG
Proteins encoded in this window:
- a CDS encoding serine/threonine-protein kinase; this encodes MSTQPPEPPASKPFILFTTGATAYELIRYIGARGSGELLLARRHYAGVPGDLVLIKRLLDAGDAHGRARLREEVKLLMRLSHPAIAQVFLVRVHEGLPHLVMEHVDGKSLETLISYAALRRRPFSEAFAAYVGAEVADALHHAHTLEDARGRPLGIVHRDVSPRSLRLDARGHVKLSDFAMAWAKLPGRLVTESHVVRGDLAYASPEALARQPLDGRADLFSLGVVLLEILTGLHLLDLEDVERAAIAAGPLPEAEVLLSEVPSWLPAPLMAARMACLTPAHVERATQGLSPAMRAILGRLLRREPSERFQSGQELADALRAVLAGQGYAYGPHEAQREATQVRRDARCRRQTADVLRWEDSVRPEPPPRSAPGSGT